In a genomic window of Glaciimonas sp. PCH181:
- a CDS encoding MarR family winged helix-turn-helix transcriptional regulator produces the protein MSNPLSNTPPLFPLDNYQIEDSIGYLLARTRTMLVKSSDEQLSEYKITHAQGAILLMLSTGKYSTAADLARETYTDAASMKRMIDRLAARGLILREPCARDRRLVNLVLTDDGAELAKQVPKHFCAVLNQHFEGFTVEEIGFLKSLLRRILVNSA, from the coding sequence GTGAGCAATCCTTTGAGTAATACCCCTCCGCTTTTCCCTCTCGACAACTATCAGATTGAAGATAGCATTGGCTATTTGCTTGCGCGTACACGCACTATGCTGGTAAAGAGTTCAGACGAACAACTCAGCGAATATAAGATCACCCACGCCCAAGGTGCGATCCTGCTGATGCTTTCTACCGGCAAATATTCGACAGCTGCTGATCTGGCACGCGAAACCTATACTGACGCTGCCTCTATGAAGCGGATGATTGATCGGCTTGCTGCGCGTGGATTAATTTTGCGTGAGCCGTGTGCACGGGATCGGCGTTTAGTGAATTTAGTGCTGACCGATGACGGTGCCGAACTCGCAAAACAAGTACCTAAGCATTTTTGTGCAGTGCTGAATCAGCATTTCGAAGGGTTCACAGTAGAAGAAATCGGCTT